In Gymnogyps californianus isolate 813 chromosome 1, ASM1813914v2, whole genome shotgun sequence, the following are encoded in one genomic region:
- the LOC127029350 gene encoding organic solute transporter subunit alpha-like → MQGEANGTLRPSCGGTEPPYSQELLRSLDLPGRFLFAILTLMTLIANLVFIEEAVYIYRKIPSSKRSIIIWINAAAPVIATTSCIGMWIPRSTMFTDFTAAVFFAIVIHKFLMMMIKECGGEKLLLTRFENGRFKISTGPCCCCCLCLPRVRITRRTLFWLKLGTFQFAFLRPVFMFLSIVLWTNGNYTLYNLSPKGAAIWISCFVGVLTIIALWPVGIMFQQVRTLLNCKKIIPKFALYQFILILNHLQAAIINILAMQRIIPCAPPLSSSARGAYMTQQLLIMEMFLITVISRVVYRRRYDDLEPPEYTAEAAGDKQQIPKIILNGAVSEGGLPRV, encoded by the exons ATGCAGGGCGAGGCGAACGGGACCCTCCGCCCGTCCTGCGGCGGCACCGAGCCGCCCTACTCGCAGGAGCTTCTCCGGA gcCTTGACCTACCAGGGAGATTTCTCTTTGCAATCTTGACTCTGATGACGCTAATTGCCAATCTGGTGTTTATAGAGGAAGCGGTCTACATCTACAGGAAAATCCCCTCCTCCAAAAGATCAATCATAATTTGGATTAATGCTGCAGCTCCA GTGATTGCTACTACTTCATGCATTGGCATGTGGATTCCTCGCTCAACAATGTTTACAGATTTCACAGCAGCAGT ATTTTTTGCCATAGTTATCCACAAGTTcctgatgatgatgattaaaGAGTGCGGAGGTGAAAAGCTGCTCCTCACGCGGTTTGAAAATGGTCGCTTCAAGATCAGCACcggtccctgctgctgctgctgcctttgcctcccTCGTGTGCGCATCACTAG gcGAACTCTCTTTTGGCTGAAGCTGGGCAcctttcagtttgctttccttCGACCCGTGTTCATGTTTTTATCAATAGTGCTTTGGACTAATGGCAATTACACCCTTTACAat TTATCTCCCAAAGGAGCTGCAATATGGATTAGCTGCTTCGTTGGTGTCCTCACCATTATTGCTCTGTGGCCAGTTGGGATCATGTTTCAACAAGTTAGGACTCTCCTTAACTGTAAGAAGATCATCCCAAAGTTTGCTCTTTATCAG TTTATTCTCATTCTGAACCACTTGCAGGCAGCTATTATCAACATCTTGGCCATGCAAAGAATCATTCCCTGCGCTCCACCGCTCTCCTCTTCAGCAAGAGGAGCAT aTATGACCCAGCAGCTCCTCATCATGGAGATGTTTCTGATAACCGTAATCTCAAGGGTGGTCTATCGGAGAAGATACGATGACCTAGAGCCTCCGGAGTATACAGCTGAAGCAGCTGGGGACAAGCAGCAGATTCCTAAAATTATCCTGAATGGCGCAGTTAGTGAAGGTGGATTGCCAAGGGTTTAG